Within the Luteimonas sp. JM171 genome, the region GCAGCAGGAGGATCAGGAAGCGGTCGATCACGGCTCTGGAAGCAGCGGGAAAAGTGGGGTCGTGGTTGCCGCTGCGGCCTTGGCAGGGTATAACAGCGCGCCTTCCCACACCAAGGGAATCCGCAGCAGGGACCTGAGCCGTGGCCACCAAGAAAACTGTCAAGAAGACCGCCAAGAAGGCGACCGTGAAGAAGGCCGCCGCCAGCAAGGCGCCGGCGAAAAAGGTGGCCAAGACGGCCGCGAAGAAAGCTGCGGTGAAAAAGGCCGCGAAGAAGGCGGTGGTGAAGAAGGCTGTGGCAAAGAAGGCTCCGGTGAAGAAGGCCGTTGCGAAAAAGGCTCCGGCCAGGAAGGCGGTGGCCAAGTCCGCTGTGAAGAAGGCCGCGACGAAGAAGGCGGCGACGAAGAAGGCGGCGACGAAGAAGGCGGCGACGAAGAAGGCGGCGAAGCAGCCCGCCGTCAAGAAGGCCGCAGTGAAGAAATCCCCGGTGAAGCCCGCCTCGTCCCCGAGCGCGGCGCCGGCAAAGAAGGGCGCTGCGCAGCAGGCCGCGCGCAAGGCGCCCGCCGTGAAGAAGGCGGCAGCGCCCGCCAAGAAGGCGACCCGGGCCCAGGCGGCATCCGCCGCGCCCGCGCCGATCCGCAAGGGCGCCAAGGTGGCAGTGGCGGTGACGTCGCGCGCACCGTCGCCCGCGCCGAAGAAGAGGTACAAAGAAGTGTCGTACAAGGTAGACAAGGAAACGGGCCGCCCGATCCTCCCCGAGGGCTACAAGCCGCATCCGGACGAGGAGTACATGAACCCGCTGCAGCTGGAATATTTCCGGCAGATGCTGCTCGCCCGCCGGGAGGAACTGGTGGAGGAGTCGCGGCAGACCATCGAGAACCTGCGCGACGAGGTGCGGGACGTGGGCGACGAGGCGGAGCGCGCGAGCCGCGAGACCGAGAATGCGCTTGAGCTGCGTACACGTGACCGCTACCGCAAGCTGATCAGCAAGATCGAGAGCATCATCCGCCGCGTGGATGAGGGTGACTACGGTTACTGCGTGGATACGGGCGAGGAGATCGGGCTGGAGCGCCTGGAGGCGCGTCCCCAGGCCGAGCGCACGATCGATGCCCAGGAGCGCTGGGAACATCTGCAGAAGCAGATGGGCGATTGACCCGCGCCATCACGATGGATTCGGAAAACCCCGCTTCGGCGGGGTTTTTCTTTGAGGGCCGGTCAGCTGCCCGCCTTGGCGGCGTGGTCGCGGATCCAGGCGAGCAAGGCAGCCAGGCCGTTGCTGCGCGTGGGGGAGAGGTGCTTGGCCAGGCCGATGTCGGCGATGAAGCCGGGTTCGGTGGCCAGGATCTCTTCGGCGCTGCGGCCGGAGTACACGCGCAGGGTGAGGAAGATGAGACCCGAGACGATGGCCGAATCGCTGATGGCGGCGAA harbors:
- the dksA gene encoding RNA polymerase-binding protein DksA, yielding MATKKTVKKTAKKATVKKAAASKAPAKKVAKTAAKKAAVKKAAKKAVVKKAVAKKAPVKKAVAKKAPARKAVAKSAVKKAATKKAATKKAATKKAATKKAAKQPAVKKAAVKKSPVKPASSPSAAPAKKGAAQQAARKAPAVKKAAAPAKKATRAQAASAAPAPIRKGAKVAVAVTSRAPSPAPKKRYKEVSYKVDKETGRPILPEGYKPHPDEEYMNPLQLEYFRQMLLARREELVEESRQTIENLRDEVRDVGDEAERASRETENALELRTRDRYRKLISKIESIIRRVDEGDYGYCVDTGEEIGLERLEARPQAERTIDAQERWEHLQKQMGD